In one Nomascus leucogenys isolate Asia chromosome 13, Asia_NLE_v1, whole genome shotgun sequence genomic region, the following are encoded:
- the LOC105740746 gene encoding LOW QUALITY PROTEIN: putative elongation factor 1-alpha-like 3 (The sequence of the model RefSeq protein was modified relative to this genomic sequence to represent the inferred CDS: deleted 1 base in 1 codon) translates to MGKDSFKLAWVLDKLKAERERHITIDISLWKFETSKYYVTIIDAPGHRHFIKNMITRTSQADCAVLIVAADVGECEAVISQNGQTQEHALLAYTLGVKQLIVGINKMDSTEPPYSQKRYEEIVKEVSTYIKKICYNPDTVAFVPISSWNGDNMLEPSANMLWFKGWKVTVKDDNASGATLFEVLDCILPPTCPTDKPLHLPLQEVYKIGGIGTVSVGRVETGVLEPGMVVTFAPVTITTKVKSVKMHHDALSEVLPGDSVGFNVKNVSLKDVHHGSIAGDSKNDSPIEAASFIAQVIIQNHPGLISAGCAPVLDCHMAHVACKFAELKEKIDHCSGKRLGDGPKFLKSSDANIIDMVPGKPMCVSFSDYPPLGRFAVHAMRHTVAMSVIKAVDKKAAGAGKVTKSPQKAQKAK, encoded by the exons ATGGGAAAGGACTCATTCAAGTTG GCCTGGGTCTTGGATAAACTGAAAGCTGAGCGTGAACGTCATATCACCATTGATATCTCCTTGtggaaatttgagaccagcaagTACTACGTGACTATCATTGATGCCCCAGGACACAGACACTTCATCAAAAACATGATTACAAGGACATCTCAGGCTGACTGTGCTGTCCTGATTGTTGCTGCTGATGTTGGTGAATGTGAAGCTGTTATCTCCCAGAATGGGCAGACCCAAGAGCATGCCCTTCTGGCTTACACACTGGGTGTGAAACAACTAATTGTTGGTATTAACAAAATGGATTCCACTGAGCCACCCTATAGCCAGAAGAGGTACGAGGAAATCGTTAAGGAAGTCAGCACTTACATTAAGAAAATTTGCTACAACCCTGACACAGTAGCATTTGTGCCAATTTCTAGTTGGAATGGTGACAACATGCTGGAGCCAAGTGCTAACATGCTTTGGTTCAAGGGATGGAAAGTCACCGTTAAGGATGACAATGCCAGTGGAGCCACGCTGTTTGAGGTTCTGGATTGCATCCTACCACCAACTTGTCCAACCGACAAGCCCCTTCACCTGCCCCTCCAGGAGGTCTACAAAATTGGTGGTATTGGTACTGTTTCTGTTGGCCGAGTGGAGACTGGTGTTCTCGAACCTGGTATGgtggtcacctttgctccagtcacCATTACAACTAAAGTAAAGTCTGTCAAAATGCACCATGACGCCTTGAGTGAAGTTCTTCCTGGGGACAGTGTGGGCTTCAATGTCAAGAATGTGTCTCTCAAGGATGTTCATCATGGCAGCATTGCTGGTGACAGCAAAAATGACTCACCAATAGAAGCAGCCAGTTTCATTGCTCAGGTGATTATCCAGAACCATCCAGGCCTAATCAGTGCTGGCTGTGCCCCTGTACTGGATTGCCACATGGCTCATGTTGCATGCAAGTTTGCTGAGCTGAAGGAAAAGATTGATCACTGTTCTGGTAAAAGGCTAGGAGATGGCCCTAAATTCTTGAAGTCTAGTGATGCTAACATCATTGATATGGTTCCTGGAAAGCCCATGTGTGTTAGCTTCTCAGACTATCCACCTCTGGGTCGCTTTGCTGTTCATGCTATGAGACACACTGTTGCCATGAGTGTCATCAAAGCAGTGGACAAGAAGGCTGCTGGAGCTGGCAAGGTCACCAAGTCTCCCCAGAAAGCTCAGAAAGCCAAATGA